Below is a genomic region from Ancylothrix sp. D3o.
GAAGGGGCCTTTTTTTCGGCATCTAAAGATGGCGATAGCGAAGAATTGGATTTGCCGATAAATGTAGGAGGAACCGGCGGTTTAGTCTTCGGAGGCACCCCAGACTCAAGAGCAACATTTTTAGCCGGCTCTGAAGGTTTTATATTTTTATCCTTATAACTCAAATAAGTGGAAAGCACAGACTTATGCTGACTAGCAGAAATGGTGTGCGGCATCAAAGAACACTTCAAAGAACTTAATAACCTGCGAGTATAGTCCAAAGCTGCCGTATCTTGAGGATCAACCATCCCCAGATGTAAAACCCGCTCTTGCCGAGCTAAAGGCAAAATTTGATGATATAAGCAGACCTCAAAGGGCAGAATAGTGTCAATAAGTTTAAATATTTGATTTGTATCCATCTTGGCATACCTGTAGGTTGATAACTGCTAACGTTGCATTCTCAGCAAACAGTAAGGCAGATTACCTTTATTTTCCTTATCATAACCACCTCGTCTGCATTTAAACATCATCTTGTTTAGCACGATTTGCGATGATTTTTTTTAGATTGTTACTTAATTGCGGCTGTTAGACTGGATTTTGGCTTTCCTGTAAGAAAAAGAGGCTCCTGCGGCTAAAAAACCTTGCCTCCAAGCTTAAAAAGTCTCCCCCGACTTTAAGGCGGAGTGAAACACGCCAATTTAATATACAAGAGATCGCTTGCTTTAAAATTTCATCATTAATCAGGAAGAGCCGAAAAACCATTAATTTTCATCTATTTTCATTTCTTAAACGCCGGCAAACGACAAAACAAAAACTTAATTTTTAGCTTGATATTAATCACCTTTCTTTAAAAATCGCCTCTCAAAAATATATTAACTGTCGCTATTAGCATTCCGCAAACTTTGAGCAGTAAGATAAAGCTTAGTCCACTCACTAATCACTTGATTTTGTTTCAAATTAAGAATCTTGGAAATTGCCTCAACCGGCTCACCGGCCTTAAGCAAATCAATCAATTGACGTTGCAGTGGCGTTAAATTTTCACAGTATTCTTTCCACGCTTGGGGTGTCAAACCAAGACTATGTTGCGACAGAGAAATTTCTAACCAACTGCCAACTAATTCTGGTTGAATTTTAAGAGCAAAGACTCGAATTGCATGATAACTAACTTTTTCTCGTAAGCGATAAAGTTGTTTGACCGGCAAATTCAATTTCTGCGCCATCACTTCTTGTGAACATCCTTGCAAATAAAGCCGCAGCCATTCAACAGCCTCCGGGCCAATATTTTCTGCTAAATAAACTTCAAATTCTTTGCAAACTGCTTCTCGTAAAATTTGCCGTTCTTCGGATGCGCTGGCTTCTTGATACTCGCTGAGGGCTCGCGTGTCGAGGAGGCTGACCGGCCCTTCTGTCTCTGTCGGCGTAACTTCTTCTGAAATTAAACGTATCAGTTCTTGGGCCGGTACTTGTGTTAAACCACCGCGTTGAGTCCGCCGTAAGTAATTTACAAACCGATAAACTAATAAGGGTTGATTGCGAATAGGTCTTAAACAGTATTCTTCGGTAGCAGCAAGGAGTAGAGTATTGCGTAAGCGCATATCGGAGGTATTATCGGCAATCCATGCCATCTGTTGCTGAAGATAGCGGTCGGCTTGGAGCATTTCTTGGATGACTTCTTGTAAAACATCTACCACAGTTCGCTGCCGGTCACGGCTCAGCGAAACCCAGGTGCGGATTTTTTGGCGCAGCATAACTAAACCGCCTAAACGCTGGATCAGGTTGCGGTAGGCGCGTTCTGGGGGGATATTTAAATAACGTTGGCGCAAAATTTGGTAACGAAAATTGATCGCTCGCTTGGCGATGTTGAGGCCGGTGGCATCGAGGCTCTCAAAGCGCTCAGGGTTTTCGCCAATGAGCCAGTTAATGATACTTTGACGGGTGGTTTCTGGTATATCGGGGTAGTCGCTGGTTAGTTGCTCTTTCCAGTCTTGGGATAGTTGTTCGGCTAGTTTCATCAGGGGCGCTCCTCACTTTGGTGGGGCTATTGCCCAACTGCTTCGATTTTACGCTTTCTTTCCCATTGTTTTGCTCAAGAGGAGTTGAAATGCTCTCAGGCTGCCGGTTTTTAATTAAAGATTTTTGGTTATACGGTTTTTTCTTTTGTCAGTGACACAAATCACAAAAAATAAAAGTTTACAGAATTTAAAATATTTCCCATTAGTCTGTCAAGCTCACAGCCCTTAGCATTTTATGGCTTTGAGGGCTAAAATTCCTGACTTGAGATTGAAAAAGGTCAGCTTTACCAAAATTTCATACTAAAGATTTGCTATTTTCTGAAGAAAATACTACTCTGGATAGAGGCAAGTATCTACACAAGTCATACAGCCAGACAAGACCATTTCTCAGCAAGGTAAGAATAGGGTGTAGTTGAGGAAGATCGGCGGCTGAAGGGCCAACTCTGCCATAACTCTTTCCAGTTAGGGCTTTGTTTAAACTGCATTTTTATTGCATATTTTTAAAGAAAAAACTATG
It encodes:
- a CDS encoding HetZ-related protein 2 is translated as MKLAEQLSQDWKEQLTSDYPDIPETTRQSIINWLIGENPERFESLDATGLNIAKRAINFRYQILRQRYLNIPPERAYRNLIQRLGGLVMLRQKIRTWVSLSRDRQRTVVDVLQEVIQEMLQADRYLQQQMAWIADNTSDMRLRNTLLLAATEEYCLRPIRNQPLLVYRFVNYLRRTQRGGLTQVPAQELIRLISEEVTPTETEGPVSLLDTRALSEYQEASASEERQILREAVCKEFEVYLAENIGPEAVEWLRLYLQGCSQEVMAQKLNLPVKQLYRLREKVSYHAIRVFALKIQPELVGSWLEISLSQHSLGLTPQAWKEYCENLTPLQRQLIDLLKAGEPVEAISKILNLKQNQVISEWTKLYLTAQSLRNANSDS